A single window of Nocardia higoensis DNA harbors:
- a CDS encoding SpoIIE family protein phosphatase, translated as MSGPLLAFLDAYAEALRRHLDSPTHDTLSEGYELGRRALVEGISLLDLTEHHFRLAAEAERAATAAGAPDARIAESALEFLLQTLAALDIATRGYLDGTRRYEQQRSRADDLAGRDAFRTALVESLQDGFFVATADGTVIEVNAAFGALTGYGAAGVPYPLPHPWSLPEGGGYPNLSTEVPRLVLPIRHRDGRRLFLSVSTSALVKPENNELIYVGTIRDVTAEHAAQERDQAANRLVTAVGAATSVMEVLSVGLDELRHTVDAESAVVMVWPTRHGAPEVYISGKVPEADSGSAREADSGSAFPADSGSAATRRLLERARKRPPRSLSAVPEGADSSEGIVAPLGETGDAALYLRFAPPRAINSADWTLFSLLIGHLSVAVQRARNFDQARATSLTLQRAMLGPIELPPRFSVHYEPALPPLEIGGDWYDVVPLRDGTIGVIVGDCVGRGLSAAVVMGQLRTAGRALLLRGAGPAQLLAELDAVASRIPGAMCTTACAAVLDPARGVVRYSNAGHMPLILAEAGKPGRRLDGGRAVPLATFELTRRPEATTALAPGSTLVLFTDGLVERRGVDIDDSFARICAVLADQSEKLPREVADAVLRELSPDAGYDDDVAMVVYRQPPAPLHLDLPAEAGLLSGLRRTLRSWLWAAAVPHELASDLVAAANEACTNSVEHAYPAGGTSPRVELNAYTRHEPGSESGAEKLVIEVFDTGVWRPRSADPGNRGRGIDMMRALTDELEIDHSDTGTRVRMSVTLPATVKSPVANPLRGTDLTVG; from the coding sequence ATGAGCGGCCCGCTGCTCGCATTCCTGGACGCCTATGCCGAAGCCCTACGGCGGCACCTGGATTCCCCCACCCACGACACCCTCTCGGAGGGCTACGAGCTGGGTAGGCGCGCGCTGGTCGAGGGCATCAGCCTGCTCGATCTCACCGAACATCACTTCCGCCTCGCCGCCGAAGCCGAGCGGGCGGCGACGGCAGCGGGTGCGCCCGATGCCAGGATCGCCGAAAGCGCGCTGGAGTTCCTGCTCCAGACCCTCGCTGCCCTGGACATCGCCACCCGCGGCTATCTCGACGGCACCCGCCGCTACGAGCAACAGCGTTCCCGCGCCGACGATCTCGCCGGTCGCGACGCCTTCCGCACCGCGCTGGTGGAATCGCTGCAGGACGGCTTCTTCGTCGCCACCGCCGACGGCACCGTCATCGAGGTGAACGCCGCCTTCGGCGCGCTCACCGGGTACGGCGCGGCGGGTGTGCCCTATCCCCTGCCGCATCCGTGGTCGCTGCCCGAAGGCGGTGGCTATCCGAATCTGAGCACCGAGGTCCCACGGTTGGTGCTGCCGATCCGCCATCGCGACGGCAGGCGGCTGTTCTTGTCCGTCAGCACCAGCGCCCTGGTGAAGCCGGAGAACAACGAGCTGATCTACGTGGGCACCATCCGCGACGTCACCGCCGAACACGCTGCACAGGAACGCGATCAGGCCGCCAACCGGCTGGTGACCGCGGTCGGCGCGGCGACCAGCGTGATGGAGGTGCTCTCGGTCGGCCTGGACGAACTGCGCCACACGGTCGACGCGGAGTCGGCGGTGGTCATGGTGTGGCCGACCCGTCATGGCGCACCGGAGGTCTACATCTCCGGCAAAGTCCCCGAAGCCGATTCCGGCAGCGCCCGCGAGGCCGATTCCGGCAGCGCCTTCCCCGCCGATTCCGGCAGCGCGGCGACCCGGCGGCTGCTCGAGCGCGCGCGCAAGCGGCCGCCGCGCAGCCTGTCGGCCGTTCCGGAAGGCGCCGACAGCTCCGAGGGCATCGTCGCTCCGCTCGGAGAGACCGGGGATGCCGCGCTGTACCTGCGCTTCGCCCCGCCCCGCGCGATCAACAGCGCCGACTGGACGCTGTTCTCGCTGCTGATCGGGCATCTCAGCGTCGCGGTGCAGCGGGCCCGCAACTTCGATCAGGCCCGCGCGACCTCGCTGACGCTGCAGCGCGCCATGCTCGGCCCGATCGAGCTGCCGCCCCGGTTCTCCGTGCACTACGAGCCCGCGCTGCCGCCGCTCGAGATCGGCGGCGACTGGTACGACGTGGTTCCCTTGCGCGACGGCACGATCGGCGTCATCGTCGGGGACTGTGTGGGCCGTGGCCTGTCCGCGGCCGTGGTGATGGGCCAATTGCGCACGGCCGGAAGGGCATTGCTGCTGCGCGGCGCCGGACCGGCCCAACTGCTCGCCGAACTGGACGCCGTGGCCTCGCGTATCCCCGGCGCGATGTGCACGACGGCGTGCGCCGCCGTGCTCGACCCGGCGCGCGGGGTGGTGCGGTACAGCAATGCCGGGCACATGCCGCTCATCCTGGCCGAGGCGGGCAAGCCGGGCAGGAGGTTGGACGGCGGACGAGCGGTGCCGCTGGCGACCTTCGAGCTGACGCGCAGGCCCGAGGCCACCACCGCACTGGCACCCGGCTCGACGCTGGTGCTGTTCACCGACGGCCTGGTGGAGCGGCGGGGCGTGGACATCGACGACAGCTTCGCCCGGATCTGCGCAGTACTGGCCGACCAGAGCGAGAAGCTGCCGCGCGAGGTCGCCGACGCGGTGCTGCGCGAACTCAGCCCGGACGCCGGCTACGACGACGACGTCGCGATGGTGGTCTACCGCCAGCCGCCCGCTCCCCTGCATCTGGACCTGCCCGCCGAGGCCGGGCTGCTGTCCGGACTGCGCCGCACCCTGCGCAGCTGGCTCTGGGCCGCCGCCGTACCGCACGAGCTGGCCTCCGATCTGGTGGCGGCGGCCAACGAGGCGTGCACCAACAGCGTCGAGCACGCCTACCCGGCCGGCGGGACGTCCCCCCGGGTGGAGCTGAACGCTTACACCCGGCACGAGCCCGGCTCGGAGTCGGGCGCCGAGAAACTCGTCATCGAGGTGTTCGACACCGGCGTGTGGCGGCCCCGTTCGGCTGATCCCGGAAACCGGGGCCGCGGTATCGACATGATGCGCGCGCTCACCGACGAGCTCGAGATCGACCACTCCGACACCGGAACCCGGGTCAGGATGTCGGTGACCCTGCCCGCGACGGTCAAATCACCGGTGGCCAATCCGCTGCGCGGCACCGACCTCACGGTCGGCTGA
- the msrA gene encoding peptide-methionine (S)-S-oxide reductase MsrA has protein sequence MTGTRRAILAGGCFWGMQDLIRKQPGVVSTRVGYTGGRNDHPTYRNHPGHAEAVEIEYDPRQTDYRALLEFFFQIHDPTTKDRQGNDVGTSYRSAIFYLDDEQQAIARETIADVEASGLWPGPVVTEVTPAGDFWDAEPEHQDYLVRFPNGYTCHYPRPGWKLPRRQDTARS, from the coding sequence GTGACCGGCACGCGAAGGGCGATCCTGGCAGGCGGATGCTTCTGGGGTATGCAGGACCTGATCCGCAAGCAGCCCGGCGTGGTGTCCACCCGCGTCGGTTACACCGGCGGCCGCAACGATCATCCGACCTACCGCAACCATCCCGGCCACGCCGAAGCGGTCGAGATCGAGTACGACCCCCGGCAGACCGACTACCGGGCGCTGCTCGAGTTCTTCTTCCAGATCCACGATCCGACCACCAAGGACCGGCAGGGCAACGACGTCGGCACCAGCTACCGGTCGGCGATCTTCTACCTCGACGACGAGCAGCAGGCGATCGCCCGCGAGACCATCGCCGATGTGGAGGCCTCCGGCCTGTGGCCCGGACCGGTGGTCACCGAGGTCACCCCGGCCGGAGACTTCTGGGATGCCGAGCCCGAGCACCAGGATTACCTGGTGCGCTTCCCGAACGGCTACACCTGCCATTACCCGCGGCCGGGCTGGAAACTGCCCAGGCGTCAGGACACCGCGCGCTCGTAA
- a CDS encoding stage II sporulation protein M, which produces MREDGLIGSIEWAVAGRAMPGQHRSGDRGVVLDAGDGVVLLAAIDGLGHGSGAADAADRAAHVLSENRGEPLDLLMVLCHRAMTDTRGAAVSLALFADDAIHWLGVGNVESRLLAAGPAGITVRATALLTGGIVGYRLPQTLKPQSARVRAGDLLLMSTDGVLASACDSIDLSRSTAEITAGIVAGHVRETDDALVLAARSRRTSTEPGAIGGGLR; this is translated from the coding sequence GTGCGTGAGGACGGGCTCATCGGCAGCATCGAATGGGCGGTGGCCGGGCGGGCCATGCCGGGACAGCACCGCTCCGGCGACCGGGGTGTCGTGCTCGACGCCGGTGACGGCGTCGTGCTGCTCGCGGCGATCGACGGTCTCGGCCACGGCAGCGGCGCGGCCGATGCCGCCGACCGCGCGGCACACGTGCTGTCGGAGAACCGTGGCGAGCCGTTGGATCTGCTGATGGTGCTGTGCCATCGCGCGATGACCGACACCAGGGGGGCCGCGGTCTCGCTGGCGCTGTTCGCCGACGACGCGATCCACTGGCTCGGTGTCGGCAATGTCGAATCGCGACTGCTGGCAGCAGGGCCGGCCGGTATCACCGTGCGCGCCACCGCGCTGCTGACCGGCGGCATCGTCGGCTACCGGCTGCCGCAGACGCTGAAACCGCAGTCCGCTCGGGTACGCGCGGGCGATCTGCTGCTGATGTCCACCGACGGCGTGCTCGCCTCGGCCTGCGACTCGATCGATTTGTCCAGGTCCACCGCCGAGATCACGGCGGGCATCGTCGCCGGGCACGTACGCGAGACCGACGACGCGCTGGTTCTGGCCGCGCGCAGCCGTCGCACCAGCACCGAACCCGGCGCGATCGGTGGCGGGCTCCGATGA
- a CDS encoding cation diffusion facilitator family transporter — protein MGHGHSHAPTSVGGEHAAGRHRWRLALAFALISAFFVVEFVFGLLSGSLALISDAGHMAADVVTLAAALAATGIATRKDTTGRRTYGSYRAEVFASGFAVLMMLGVSAYIVIGALGRIGSRPEVETGPMLVVGALGLLVNIAAMALLRAGASESLTVKGAYLEVVADTAGSVGVIVAGWLVVATANPLWDTLVALAIGAFVVIRAVVLGRQVLAVLAQHVPEGVDPAAVESDLARIPGVASVHDLHLWTLTSGMNVATAHLVVPGHGDTRTVLTEARRLLRDDHRIAHATLQIEPADHTGCDELDW, from the coding sequence ATGGGTCACGGACACAGTCACGCGCCCACCAGTGTCGGCGGCGAGCACGCCGCGGGACGACACCGTTGGCGTCTGGCGCTGGCATTCGCCCTCATCTCCGCGTTCTTCGTCGTCGAGTTCGTCTTCGGCCTGCTGTCGGGCTCGCTCGCGCTGATCTCCGATGCCGGACACATGGCCGCCGATGTCGTGACCTTGGCGGCGGCGCTGGCCGCCACCGGCATCGCGACTCGCAAGGACACGACCGGGCGGCGCACCTACGGCTCCTATCGCGCGGAGGTCTTCGCCTCCGGATTCGCGGTCCTGATGATGCTCGGGGTCTCGGCCTACATCGTGATCGGCGCACTCGGTCGCATCGGCAGCCGGCCCGAGGTCGAGACCGGACCGATGCTCGTCGTCGGCGCGCTCGGCCTGCTGGTCAACATCGCCGCGATGGCGCTGCTGCGGGCGGGCGCCTCCGAAAGCCTCACTGTCAAAGGCGCCTACCTCGAGGTGGTCGCCGACACCGCCGGATCCGTCGGAGTGATCGTCGCGGGCTGGCTCGTCGTGGCCACCGCGAACCCGCTGTGGGACACCCTCGTCGCGCTCGCGATCGGCGCCTTCGTCGTCATCCGCGCGGTCGTACTCGGCCGCCAGGTCCTCGCGGTCCTGGCCCAGCACGTCCCCGAGGGCGTCGACCCGGCCGCGGTCGAATCCGACCTCGCTCGCATCCCCGGTGTCGCCTCGGTCCACGACCTGCACCTGTGGACGTTGACCTCGGGCATGAATGTCGCCACCGCCCATCTCGTCGTCCCCGGCCACGGCGACACGCGCACCGTCTTGACCGAGGCTCGCCGCCTGCTGCGTGACGACCACCGGATCGCCCACGCCACACTACAGATCGAACCAGCCGACCACACCGGCTGCGATGAACTCGACTGGTGA
- a CDS encoding STAS domain-containing protein, protein MPVPILKQGTYLIASVQSALTDADTERLQDDLMKQVSKYRAHGIIVDVTAIDVMDSFAARSLRTIAHMTQLRGAETVIVGLQPEVAFAMVQLGLTFEDMHTALDLEEGLAWLESKSSRRRQRDGRDSGR, encoded by the coding sequence ATGCCGGTACCCATTCTCAAGCAGGGCACGTACCTGATCGCGTCGGTCCAGTCCGCGTTGACCGACGCCGACACCGAGCGCCTGCAGGACGACCTGATGAAACAGGTCAGCAAATACCGGGCGCACGGCATCATCGTCGACGTCACCGCCATCGATGTGATGGACTCCTTCGCCGCGCGTTCGCTACGCACGATCGCGCACATGACCCAGTTACGCGGCGCGGAGACGGTCATCGTCGGCCTGCAACCCGAAGTCGCCTTCGCCATGGTGCAACTCGGGCTCACCTTCGAGGACATGCACACCGCCCTCGACCTCGAAGAAGGACTCGCCTGGCTGGAGAGCAAATCCTCCAGACGGCGCCAGCGAGATGGTCGTGACAGTGGCCGCTGA
- a CDS encoding helix-turn-helix transcriptional regulator, with protein MAATSTRTLRLLSLLQTHKYWPGGELADRLGVSARTLRRDVDRLRDLGYPVQAQRGVDGGYQLAPGAALPPLMIDDDEAVALVVGMQAAVHGSVDGIAESAVRVLAKVIQVMPPRLRKRVDALRAMTVPAAWGPAGRSPMDPAALTTVALACRDNERLRFDYTAADGRGSERHTEPHRLVALGRRWYLVAYDLDRHDWRSFRVDRLTDPRADGSRFRPRELPAADAAAFVRSGMDQIPRPYTIEVVVATSAELVRERIGRWSTIEEIDAHTCRVHMTADSLEWPIMGLGMLDADFEVVAPQILRERLRALADRFGRA; from the coding sequence ATGGCCGCTACCAGCACCCGGACACTGCGACTGTTGTCCCTCTTGCAGACCCACAAGTACTGGCCGGGCGGCGAACTCGCCGACCGGCTCGGCGTCTCCGCCCGTACGCTACGCCGCGATGTGGACCGTCTGCGCGACCTCGGCTATCCGGTGCAAGCACAGCGCGGCGTCGACGGCGGCTATCAGCTCGCACCGGGCGCCGCGCTGCCGCCGCTGATGATCGACGACGACGAGGCGGTCGCGCTCGTGGTCGGCATGCAGGCCGCCGTGCACGGCAGTGTCGACGGGATCGCCGAATCCGCGGTTCGGGTGCTGGCCAAGGTGATCCAGGTGATGCCGCCGCGACTGCGCAAACGGGTCGACGCCTTACGCGCGATGACGGTCCCGGCGGCGTGGGGGCCCGCGGGCCGATCCCCGATGGATCCGGCGGCACTCACCACCGTCGCGCTGGCCTGCCGCGACAACGAACGGCTACGTTTCGACTACACGGCCGCCGACGGCCGCGGCTCCGAACGTCACACCGAACCGCATCGGCTGGTGGCGCTCGGGCGACGCTGGTATCTGGTGGCCTACGACCTCGATCGGCACGACTGGCGCAGCTTCCGCGTCGACCGGCTCACCGACCCGCGCGCCGACGGCTCGCGATTCCGCCCGCGCGAGCTGCCCGCCGCCGACGCGGCCGCATTCGTCCGCTCCGGAATGGATCAGATCCCCCGCCCGTACACCATCGAAGTCGTCGTCGCGACCTCCGCCGAGCTGGTGCGCGAGCGGATCGGCCGGTGGAGCACCATCGAGGAGATCGACGCGCACACCTGCCGCGTGCACATGACCGCGGATTCGCTGGAATGGCCGATCATGGGCCTCGGCATGCTCGACGCCGACTTCGAGGTCGTGGCCCCGCAGATACTGCGGGAGCGGCTGCGCGCGCTGGCCGACAGGTTCGGCCGGGCCTGA
- a CDS encoding STAS domain-containing protein, whose product MSEVSMSLSADSLPEGPVDNLLPQLVEHLRQNRTALREEWARRITDAQLLTAMTPEEIFSEATSIYDNYVEVLETGSVEALQAYARDLSERLIPRGVETDEVLGIVLLLRDVLARSLFEKYQSNFKLLNYALDAYEPAANRIASIVAISFVQERERVIRQQQEAIRELSTPVLQVREQLLILPIIGVLDSQRARQLTEQLLRAIRANRAKVVVIDITGVPTIDSTVANHLVQTVDASGLMGASVIITGLSSEIALTLVTIGLDLSKMNAVGDLQGGIEEAERLLGYEVTRVSIERDGR is encoded by the coding sequence ATGTCCGAGGTATCCATGAGCCTTTCGGCGGACTCACTTCCCGAGGGCCCGGTCGACAACCTGTTGCCCCAGCTCGTCGAACATCTGCGGCAGAACCGCACCGCTCTGCGCGAGGAGTGGGCAAGGCGCATCACCGACGCCCAGTTGCTCACGGCGATGACCCCGGAGGAGATCTTCTCCGAGGCGACCTCGATCTACGACAACTACGTCGAAGTTCTCGAGACCGGTAGCGTCGAAGCGCTGCAGGCCTACGCTCGCGATCTGTCCGAACGCCTCATCCCCCGAGGCGTCGAGACCGACGAAGTGCTCGGCATCGTGCTGCTGCTGCGCGACGTGCTGGCCCGCTCGCTGTTCGAGAAGTACCAGTCGAACTTCAAGTTGCTCAACTACGCACTCGACGCCTACGAGCCCGCGGCCAACCGCATCGCCAGCATCGTGGCCATCTCGTTCGTGCAGGAGCGCGAGCGCGTCATCCGCCAGCAGCAGGAAGCCATCCGGGAGCTGTCCACCCCGGTCCTGCAGGTTCGCGAACAGCTGCTCATCCTGCCCATCATCGGCGTACTCGACAGCCAGCGCGCCCGCCAGCTCACCGAGCAACTCCTGCGCGCCATCCGCGCCAACCGCGCCAAGGTCGTCGTCATCGACATCACCGGCGTGCCCACCATCGACTCCACCGTCGCCAACCACCTCGTCCAGACCGTCGACGCCTCCGGACTCATGGGCGCGAGCGTCATCATCACCGGCCTGTCCTCCGAGATCGCCCTCACCCTGGTCACCATCGGCCTGGACCTGTCGAAGATGAACGCCGTCGGCGACCTCCAGGGCGGCATCGAAGAAGCCGAGCGCCTGCTCGGCTACGAAGTGACCCGCGTGTCCATCGAGCGAGACGGGCGCTGA
- a CDS encoding SDR family oxidoreductase — translation MRDAESVREAVEFAVDTWGGLDAAVSAAGVIAGGMPLWEMPAEQERAVLDICLGGVSNLARAAIPALLARHRDHHPHRKCPPLSRIRRRPTRATSRGPGARPRRGRVGTGLPRRPRQRRRHRQRDRRGRRAERPAARHDRRVRVRHRRFGADHGAVGSPVEFIAAGVVGWFDL, via the coding sequence GTGCGCGACGCGGAGTCGGTGCGCGAAGCGGTGGAGTTCGCCGTCGACACCTGGGGTGGCCTCGACGCCGCGGTCTCGGCGGCCGGGGTCATCGCGGGCGGGATGCCGTTGTGGGAGATGCCCGCCGAACAGGAACGCGCCGTGCTCGACATCTGCCTGGGCGGCGTCTCGAATCTCGCCCGTGCCGCGATTCCCGCTCTGCTCGCGCGCCACCGCGACCACCATCCTCACCGAAAGTGCCCGCCTCTATCGAGAATCCGGCGGCGACCGACGCGGGCTACCTCGCGCGGGCCGGGTGCTCGACCCCGCCGAGGTCGCGTCGGTACTGGCCTTCCTCGCCGGCCCCGGCAGCGGCGCCGTCACCGGCAGCGTGATCGCCGCGGACGGCGGGCCGAGCGCCCCGCTGCGCGGCACGACCGCCGGGTACGGGTCCGGCATAGGCGTTTCGGCGCAGATCACGGTGCCGTTGGGTCACCAGTCGAGTTCATCGCAGCCGGTGTGGTCGGCTGGTTCGATCTGTAG
- a CDS encoding DinB family protein, whose translation MVNDTATSTTALTGERAALLKALGKARFFLRHTVNGLTDEQAGIRSTVSELCLGGLIKHVAGCEEGWVNFILDGTSAMKDFDDMTEADYQKRDEEFRMLPGETLAGVLARYEAVAARTDEIVATVDLDRAWPLPKAPWFENESWSTREVLLHIIAETTQHSGHADILREAIDGQKTMG comes from the coding sequence ATCGTGAACGACACCGCAACCTCCACCACCGCGCTGACCGGCGAGCGCGCCGCGCTGCTGAAGGCGCTGGGCAAGGCGCGCTTCTTCCTCCGGCACACGGTGAACGGACTCACCGACGAGCAGGCGGGCATCCGCAGCACGGTCAGCGAACTGTGCCTGGGCGGGCTGATCAAGCATGTCGCCGGATGCGAGGAGGGCTGGGTGAACTTCATCCTCGACGGCACCTCGGCGATGAAGGACTTCGACGACATGACCGAAGCCGACTACCAGAAGCGCGACGAGGAGTTCCGCATGCTGCCCGGCGAGACTCTCGCCGGCGTCCTCGCCCGGTACGAGGCGGTCGCCGCCCGCACCGACGAGATCGTGGCCACCGTCGACCTCGACCGCGCGTGGCCGCTGCCGAAGGCGCCGTGGTTCGAGAACGAGAGCTGGTCGACCCGCGAGGTGCTGCTGCACATCATCGCCGAGACCACCCAGCACTCGGGTCACGCCGACATCCTGCGCGAGGCCATCGACGGTCAGAAGACGATGGGGTGA
- a CDS encoding ATP-binding protein: MVVTVAAETMVIVVKVSEDIVTARQAGRELAAELGFSLTDRTMISTAISEIARNITSYAGVGEVRLLVGDREGRKALVVQAEDQGPGIRDISRALDDGFSTGRGLGLGLPGARRLMDRLTIDSAPGRGTLVEMWKWVPNGA; the protein is encoded by the coding sequence ATGGTCGTGACAGTGGCCGCTGAGACCATGGTGATCGTGGTCAAGGTGTCGGAGGACATCGTGACCGCCAGGCAGGCCGGACGGGAATTGGCGGCCGAACTCGGCTTCTCCCTGACCGACCGCACCATGATCTCGACCGCCATCTCCGAAATCGCCCGCAATATCACCAGTTACGCCGGGGTCGGCGAGGTCCGCCTGCTCGTCGGTGACCGGGAAGGCCGCAAGGCGCTGGTGGTCCAGGCCGAGGATCAGGGACCCGGCATCCGCGACATCTCCCGCGCACTCGACGACGGATTCTCGACCGGTCGCGGTCTCGGCCTCGGCCTGCCCGGCGCGCGGCGATTGATGGATCGGCTGACGATCGACTCGGCACCCGGCCGCGGGACCTTGGTGGAGATGTGGAAGTGGGTGCCCAACGGTGCGTGA